The Sphaerodactylus townsendi isolate TG3544 linkage group LG02, MPM_Stown_v2.3, whole genome shotgun sequence DNA segment ttccTAAATAGCCTTTGTTCTTGATATAATTGATGGAGAGCAAGCCTCCTCCTTGCAAATATCTCACctgaagctattttttttttttttttttttttttttttttttttttttttagcagtctTTAATCCCAATCGGGTTTGAGAAATTAGGACCATGTCGTCTGCGTACAACAGGGTGGAAATTTTCTGTTGGTTAATAGAGGGGGCTATGTATTCTGGTCCTGATAACCTTTGTACTATATCGTTTATATAGAGATTAAAAAGTAGTGGAGCTAGGACACAGCCTTGCTTTACACCTCGTTTAATTGATATCTTGTTTGTTAGGGAACCCATCATACCAACTCTAATCCTAGCCTGGGTGTCTGTATGTAATTCACGAAGAAGGAATAACAAAAGTTGATCGATTAGCAGCTTATGGCTGCTGGCTTCAGGGGTCTTCAGGGGTTTTAACAAGACagaaaattctttttttcttatttctgctCACAGAAGTAtaccaaacaatacaaaacactTTGATATCAAATGCTAATACATATAATGTGATATAAAGTGCACCTGTGTGATACAAATATACAAACTCATCAACAAGTCTTATGGATGGTTAAGTCCTAAACAACTCAAGGTTTTTTTTGCCATCCACTGAAGAGGAAACGAAACCTAGGAACGAAACCTAGAAACGAAACTGCGGACCATGTCTGATTGATGGCTACAGACAGCTTATGTCCTTGAGTCTTGTAGTGTTGCAAGAAGAATTAAGAGGACTCTTGTGTATGCTATTTGAATATAGCCTTATGAATATTGCCTTTTGAAAGCACTGGAATTTACTCCCTACATCTCACAGCCAGATCCCTCCACGTAAAAGTGACTAGAGCGCCTCTCCCCCAGCCTCGCTCTCTACAGACTCCACCAAGTGACTCATGTGGTGGATGCACTTCAAGCCCAGATGCTCCGCccattacttttttctttttcccgccGCAAACGCAGCGTGGTGAAAGCAGCAAAGAGAGGGGCGGCGCCGGATTTCTGTTGATCGGCGAGTTCCAGCCTAGATGATGGCAAGTGGCGACCTCCAGGACCCCTCCCCGGGCCGTGCGCCCTTGCCACGTTACGAGCAGCTGAAGGAAGAGCAAGAGCAAATGCTGATGCAGGCGAGAGTTCCGGTTGCCACCACCACGGTGGTCCACATGGGCCCACAGGTCTATGTCTCACCTGCACGTGACCATATTGTCTGGTCGATCTTTAGCACGATTTACTTAAATTTTTGCTGCCTCGGGGCCATGGCCCTTGCATTTTCCGTCAAGGTGAGAGGCTCGTCACGGTCCGTGCAGAAGCAACGGGTCCTTCTTTCCTTGGAACTCGActtgtttcccccttcctctctttcttctgAGAATGCGAATAATGCTTGGATCTTAAAGATCGGGATTCCCGAGGGGAGCTCCGTCTACGCTGCTAACCGTTCTAACAGTCTGAGCTACAGAGTGATGTTTGCTCACAAGGAGGTTCCGAACAGCCCATTATTGCCAcagactcttcccccccccccccccgccctttgtcTTCTCTGGAAGGTGCCCGTTATTTGATAGTTTTTCTGTGTCCCGCTAAGTATAGTTACTTTCAAGATGAAAGGAAATGCTTTTTTCCACCAAGAGTGGAAATGTGGGCTAGGTTCTGCTGCTAAAGCTTGCTTTGAATTGGCTGAAGAGTGGatgtgtaaaaaaaatcttgagtAATTTATGGGTGGCGTTGCAGCCCCTTCTTCCTCTGTCTCTgctgtagagagagagagagagagagagagagaacactgcAGGAGCCGGCAACATCTTTATTTTAGTTGGCAACAGCCTGGCTGAGTAGTGAAgaaaatggtggtgggattatTTATATTGAGCCTACATATATTGGCTCTGCTGCTGCCCTTTTATCACTAGCATGGGTGCTTGAACATGTGTGGATGTGTGTGGCTTTTATTGCAGTGGTAGAATGTGTGTTGGGGAATTAATTGGTTTATAGGGAATAATTAATTGGTTTAtagggaattcaggattagcatCTCTGAAATGTTCTGCTCAAAGACATAGACTGGTAGTTCCTGTGCTGCAAGATAGTTCTAAAGTAAGAAACTGAGCAAGTGAGAGAAAAGAAGGCCCCCAAGGTGGGCATTTTCTGATACTGT contains these protein-coding regions:
- the LOC125426905 gene encoding interferon-induced transmembrane protein 1-like; amino-acid sequence: MASGDLQDPSPGRAPLPRYEQLKEEQEQMLMQARVPVATTTVVHMGPQVYVSPARDHIVWSIFSTIYLNFCCLGAMALAFSVKARDRKLVGDHNGASSYGSTARCLNIAALTLCLFSPVVIVIILVVTGVIV